One genomic segment of Ferrimonas sp. YFM includes these proteins:
- a CDS encoding DUF2860 family protein codes for MPARLTLLSGLLLAFPVCAADPLTLPDMPGWSGYLGAGVVYYDVSSNFITGNRFVDLNNEQSQGLDRAPRSDSVTSPDILLDLRYTFEGLKTQFFVGNLVQDMVRLDLTHQIGIRHSLDDWGILSAGYVISALPTEVWEDPFLDEGKRTRTDRDSQGVRLGWSAIAGSTLGLSYTYRRIDVDNDRAGEELRINGELTMEEQAQLRRDGDHHRLEFNALWQLSDNQSLIPALLFTQRSIDGQANEGQTKGMQLTYLYEGANYSAAVTGYYGDRDYDAVNPVFDEPPDADEYGVGANLFWHKPMGLNHWDIRLGLLYFESDARVEFYDSDLFGTSLTLLYRFR; via the coding sequence ATGCCCGCTCGCCTCACTCTGCTCTCTGGTCTTCTCCTTGCCTTTCCTGTGTGCGCCGCAGACCCGCTTACCTTGCCAGACATGCCCGGCTGGAGTGGCTACCTGGGTGCCGGGGTGGTCTATTACGACGTCAGCTCCAATTTTATTACCGGCAACCGCTTTGTCGACTTGAACAACGAACAGAGCCAGGGCCTGGATAGGGCGCCTCGCTCCGATTCGGTCACCTCACCGGATATTCTGCTGGATCTGCGCTACACCTTCGAGGGACTGAAAACCCAGTTCTTCGTGGGGAACCTGGTGCAGGATATGGTTCGGCTGGACCTGACTCATCAGATTGGGATACGTCACAGCCTGGATGACTGGGGCATCCTCTCCGCCGGTTATGTGATCTCTGCTCTGCCCACTGAAGTGTGGGAGGACCCCTTTCTCGATGAGGGCAAACGCACCAGAACGGATCGGGACTCGCAGGGCGTCCGGCTGGGGTGGAGTGCCATCGCCGGGTCCACCCTGGGGCTGAGCTACACCTACCGCCGCATCGATGTCGACAACGACCGGGCCGGCGAAGAGCTGCGCATCAACGGCGAACTGACCATGGAGGAGCAGGCTCAGCTGCGCCGCGACGGCGATCATCATCGGCTGGAGTTCAATGCCCTGTGGCAGCTCAGTGATAACCAGAGCCTGATCCCCGCCCTGCTGTTCACCCAGCGCAGCATCGATGGCCAGGCCAATGAGGGGCAGACTAAGGGGATGCAACTGACCTATCTGTATGAAGGCGCCAACTACAGTGCCGCGGTGACTGGCTACTACGGCGACCGGGATTACGACGCGGTCAATCCGGTGTTCGATGAGCCGCCGGATGCCGATGAGTATGGTGTGGGAGCCAACCTGTTCTGGCATAAGCCTATGGGGTTGAATCATTGGGATATTAGATTGGGATTGCTCTATTTTGAATCCGATGCGAGAGTAGAGTTCTACGACTCTGATCTTTTCGGTACCAGTCTGACACTCTTGTACCGATTCCGCTGA